A genome region from Megalobrama amblycephala isolate DHTTF-2021 linkage group LG16, ASM1881202v1, whole genome shotgun sequence includes the following:
- the LOC125249418 gene encoding transmembrane 4 L6 family member 1 isoform X2, protein MCTGKCAKCTGDLLFPLGLLAIVGNILLFFPNGEVWRTEEITEKIWFFPGVIGGGLLVFLPASVIRAAGLEGNCCANRCGMMLSMLMSVLGAAGALYCMIVSVVGLQDGPLCDTGDGIFIYPFLNRTTEESYLFNQTLWIECERPQNVVLWNVVLFSILLSIGTLEAVLLLAQVVNGLIGCLCGTCMNQNQAQLE, encoded by the exons ATGTGCACGGGAAAGTGTGCTAAATGCACCGGAGACCTTCTCTTTCCACTCGGTCTCTTAGCCATAGTTGGAAACATCTTACTGTTTTTTCCCAATGGTGAAGTGTGGAGGACCGAGGAAATCACAGAAAAGATCTGGTTCTTTCCCGGGGTCATCGGGGGAGGACTGTTG GTGTTTCTGCCGGCTTCAGTGATAAGGGCTGCAGGGCTTGAGGGGAACTGCTGTGCAAACAGATGTGGG ATGATGCTGTCCATGCTGATGTCTGTGCTGGGTGCAGCTGGAGCGCTGTACTGCATGATCGTCTCTGTCGTCGGCCTGCAGGACGGCCCTCTGTGTGACACGGGAGACGGGATCTTTATCTACCCGTTCTTAAACAGGACTACAGA AGAGAGTTACCTGTTTAATCAGACATTATGGATAGAGTGTGAGAGACCGCAGAATGTGGTGCTGTGGAACGTGGTCCTGTTTTCAATTCTGTTGAGCATCGGTACCCTGGAGGCTGTGCTTTTACTGGCACAGGTAGTCAACGGACTGATCGGATGTCTCTGTGGGACGTGCATGAACCAGAATCAG
- the LOC125249418 gene encoding transmembrane 4 L6 family member 1 isoform X1, translating to MCTGKCAKCTGDLLFPLGLLAIVGNILLFFPNGEVWRTEEITEKIWFFPGVIGGGLLVFLPASVIRAAGLEGNCCANRCGMMLSMLMSVLGAAGALYCMIVSVVGLQDGPLCDTGDGIFIYPFLNRTTEESYLFNQTLWIECERPQNVVLWNVVLFSILLSIGTLEAVLLLAQVVNGLIGCLCGTCMNQNQQAQLE from the exons ATGTGCACGGGAAAGTGTGCTAAATGCACCGGAGACCTTCTCTTTCCACTCGGTCTCTTAGCCATAGTTGGAAACATCTTACTGTTTTTTCCCAATGGTGAAGTGTGGAGGACCGAGGAAATCACAGAAAAGATCTGGTTCTTTCCCGGGGTCATCGGGGGAGGACTGTTG GTGTTTCTGCCGGCTTCAGTGATAAGGGCTGCAGGGCTTGAGGGGAACTGCTGTGCAAACAGATGTGGG ATGATGCTGTCCATGCTGATGTCTGTGCTGGGTGCAGCTGGAGCGCTGTACTGCATGATCGTCTCTGTCGTCGGCCTGCAGGACGGCCCTCTGTGTGACACGGGAGACGGGATCTTTATCTACCCGTTCTTAAACAGGACTACAGA AGAGAGTTACCTGTTTAATCAGACATTATGGATAGAGTGTGAGAGACCGCAGAATGTGGTGCTGTGGAACGTGGTCCTGTTTTCAATTCTGTTGAGCATCGGTACCCTGGAGGCTGTGCTTTTACTGGCACAGGTAGTCAACGGACTGATCGGATGTCTCTGTGGGACGTGCATGAACCAGAATCAG